The Papaver somniferum cultivar HN1 chromosome 3, ASM357369v1, whole genome shotgun sequence genome includes a region encoding these proteins:
- the LOC113362182 gene encoding probable carboxylesterase 15 — MSPVEVEEVRGVLRIYSDGSIVRSTKPSFDVPIDDDGSVVWKDVVFDSTNNLSLRLYKPVSASTSAKKLPIFYYIHGGGFCIGSRSWPNCQNYCFRLASQLQAIIISPDYRLAPENRLPAAIEDGYSAIKWLQKQAASENPDTWLTDVANFEQVFFSGDSAGGNIAHNLAVRFGAEAAELKPVHVRGYILLAPFFGGTVRSKSEAEGPVEAFLNLELIDRFWRLSIPEEATTDHPLVNPFGPESKDLELVSLAPILVVVGGSDLLKDRAKYYAEKLKEYGKRVEYVEFEGMQHGFFTINPNSEDSNKLMQVIKHFMLVQCSG, encoded by the exons ATGAGTCCAGTTGAAGTAGAAGAGGTAAGAGGAGTCCTCCGGATATACAGCGACGGTTCAATCGTTCGATCAACCAAGCCGAGTTTCGATGTACCAATCGATGACGATGGTTCAGTTGTGTGGAAAGATGTTGTTTTTGATTCAACTAATAATCTTTCTCTCCGTCTCTACAAACCAGTTTCTGCTTCCACATCAGCAAAAAAACTCCccatattttactacatccacGGTGGTGGTTTCTGTATAGGCTCACGTTCTTGGCCGAATTGCCAAAACTATTGTTTCCGTCTTGCGTCTCAGCTTCAAGCCATAATTATCTCGCCGGATTATCGTCTTGCCCCAGAGAATAGGCTTCCAGCTGCAATTGAAGATGGTTACTCCGCTATTAAGTGGCTACAGAAGCAAGCTGCATCCGAGAATCCTGATACTTGGCTCACCGATGTAGCgaattttgaacaagtttttttcTCTGGTGACTCCGCTGGTGGGAATATTGCTCATAATTTGGCAGTTCGTTTTGGTGCCGAAGCTGCCGAACTGAAACCGGTTCATGTACGAGGTTACATCCTTCTAGCACCATTTTTTGGCGGTACGGTAAGGTCCAAGTCCGAAGCGGAAGGACCAGTGGAAGCCTTCTTGAATTTGGAGCTCATTGACAG GTTCTGGAGGCTATCAATACCAGAAGAGGCTACAACAGATCACCCGTTAGTGAACCCATTTGGACCGGAAAGTAAAGATCTTGAGCTAGTGTCTCTTGCCCCGATTCTGGTAGTTGTTGGTGGTAGCGACTTGTTGAAAGATCGGGCCAAGTACTACGCAGAAAAACTGAAAGAGTATGGAAAGAGAGTAGAGTACGTTGAGTTTGAAGGAATGCAACATGGGTTCTTCACAATCAATCCTAATTCCGAAGATTCAAATAAGTTGATGCAAGTAATCAAACACTTCATGTTGGTTCAATGTTCCGGCTAG